From a single Gimesia fumaroli genomic region:
- a CDS encoding DUF6800 family protein yields MGRVEKGRELAQRRVRKHKLKKLREKFAKAKDASEKEQIKEKVRKISPFAVLEESA; encoded by the coding sequence ATGGGACGTGTTGAAAAAGGGCGTGAACTTGCCCAACGTCGAGTACGGAAGCACAAGCTGAAGAAACTCCGGGAAAAGTTTGCCAAAGCGAAAGACGCATCCGAAAAAGAGCAGATTAAAGAAAAAGTTCGTAAGATCAGCCCTTTCGCTGTCTTGGAAGAATCTGCCTGA